The following are from one region of the Alicyclobacillus fastidiosus genome:
- the glnA gene encoding type I glutamate--ammonia ligase has protein sequence MRKQYTKEEILQNAESSNVRYVRLQFTDLLGIVKNVEIPVDQLAKALDNKIMFDGSSIEGFVRIEESDMYLVPDLATWLVFPWDTPQGNIARLICDIHLPDGSPFPGDPRSVLKGVLERAKNLGFTSFNVGPEPEFFLFKIDANGNPTDQVNDEGGYFDWAPLDLGENCRRDIVLTLENMGFEIEASHHEVAPGQHEIDFKYADAVEAADNIATFRLVVKTIARQHGLHATFMAKPVYGINGSGMHSHLSLFKGDQNAFYDESDELGLSVTARHFLAGILEHAAGFTAICNPTVNSYKRLVPGYEAPSYIAWSGKNRSPLVRVPAARGQSTRIEVRSPDPMCNPYLAIATLFASGLDGIERSLQLAPPVNRNIYIMSDAEKEEVGIRSLPATLNDAVDALLKDSVLCEALGQHVLVHFVEAKKIEYNMYRTQVTEWEKEQYLGLY, from the coding sequence ATGCGGAAACAGTATACCAAGGAAGAGATCTTGCAAAACGCGGAATCCAGCAACGTCCGCTACGTGCGTCTGCAGTTTACCGACTTGCTGGGCATCGTGAAGAACGTGGAGATTCCGGTAGACCAATTGGCTAAGGCGCTCGACAACAAGATCATGTTCGACGGGTCTTCGATTGAAGGCTTTGTCCGCATCGAGGAGTCAGACATGTACCTCGTGCCCGACTTGGCTACGTGGTTGGTGTTCCCCTGGGATACTCCGCAGGGCAACATCGCTCGCCTGATTTGCGACATCCACCTACCGGACGGCTCTCCGTTCCCTGGAGACCCTCGTTCCGTGTTGAAAGGCGTGCTCGAGCGCGCTAAGAATCTCGGATTCACCTCCTTTAACGTCGGTCCGGAACCGGAGTTCTTCCTGTTCAAAATCGACGCGAACGGCAATCCAACCGATCAAGTCAACGATGAGGGTGGGTATTTCGACTGGGCACCCCTCGATCTCGGTGAAAACTGCCGCCGCGACATCGTCCTCACGCTCGAAAACATGGGCTTTGAAATCGAAGCATCGCACCACGAAGTCGCTCCAGGACAACACGAAATCGATTTTAAGTACGCCGACGCCGTCGAAGCGGCAGACAACATCGCGACCTTCCGCCTCGTCGTCAAGACCATTGCGCGCCAGCACGGACTGCATGCCACATTTATGGCCAAGCCGGTGTACGGCATCAACGGTTCCGGCATGCACTCGCACCTGTCGCTGTTCAAAGGTGACCAGAATGCGTTCTACGACGAGTCTGACGAACTCGGCCTCAGCGTAACGGCTCGTCACTTCCTTGCGGGCATTCTCGAGCACGCTGCTGGCTTCACGGCCATCTGCAACCCGACGGTCAACTCGTACAAGCGACTGGTTCCTGGCTATGAGGCTCCGAGTTACATCGCATGGAGCGGCAAGAACCGCTCGCCATTGGTTCGCGTACCGGCTGCACGCGGTCAAAGCACGCGCATTGAGGTCCGCAGCCCAGACCCGATGTGCAACCCATACTTGGCCATCGCAACGCTGTTCGCCTCTGGTCTCGACGGTATCGAGCGCAGCCTTCAGCTGGCACCGCCAGTGAACCGCAACATTTACATCATGTCTGATGCAGAGAAGGAAGAAGTCGGCATTCGCAGCCTTCCGGCGACGCTCAACGATGCGGTTGATGCTCTGTTGAAAGATTCGGTTCTCTGTGAGGCGCTCGGGCAACACGTGTTAGTACACTTCGTAGAAGCGAAGAAAATCGAATACAATATGTATCGCACACAAGTGACCGAGTGGGAAAAGGAACAATATCTCGGCCTTTACTAA
- a CDS encoding MerR family transcriptional regulator: protein MELNDRRQLPLFSIGTVQKLTGLSARQIRYYEEHELVQPARTTGKQRQFSFADVERLMLIRQWLDEGHNMAGVKRNFEEMERRRAHPKDTNKQDLSDAEVYKWLEREMLGNLSKSESLFQGDLSRFYRKR, encoded by the coding sequence ATGGAATTAAATGACCGTCGTCAACTGCCACTGTTCTCTATCGGAACAGTCCAAAAATTGACGGGGCTGAGTGCCCGCCAAATCCGCTACTACGAAGAGCACGAGCTGGTGCAGCCTGCCCGTACCACGGGAAAGCAGCGGCAGTTCTCGTTTGCCGACGTCGAACGGCTGATGCTCATTCGCCAGTGGTTGGATGAGGGCCACAACATGGCTGGCGTCAAACGCAATTTCGAAGAGATGGAACGGCGTCGGGCGCATCCGAAGGATACGAACAAACAGGATTTGTCCGACGCGGAAGTCTACAAATGGTTGGAGCGTGAGATGCTCGGTAACCTGTCGAAATCCGAATCTCTGTTTCAAGGAGACCTCTCACGGTTCTATCGAAAACGTTAA
- a CDS encoding glycine--tRNA ligase encodes MQTTMDQLVSLAKRRGFIFPGSEIYGGLANTWDYGPLGAQMKQNVKRAWWKQFIEQNPYNVGLDSAILMNRSVWVASGHVGNFNDPMVDCRQCKSRFRADKLIEDAAAAAGEEIIVDGLPFDQMDELLVKYQVACPDCGAKDFTAIRQFNMMFKTHQGVTEEATNEVYLRPETAQGIFVNFKNVQRAMRKKLPFGIGQIGKSFRNEITPGNFTFRTREFEQMELEFFCAPGEDLEWFRHWRQFCYDFLLSIGMKEENLRLRDHEKEQLSHYSAATTDVEYKFPFGWGELLGVADRTDYDLKAHASHSGENMTVQEEGKEPFIPYCIEPSIGVDRLFLALFADAYEEEEVGENDTRVVLRLHPSIAPFHAAVFPLSKKLAEPATELFATLSKQFSVDYDESGSIGKRYRRHDEIGTPYCITYDFESETDGAVTIRHRDSMEQERVAIADVAGWLAARV; translated from the coding sequence ATGCAAACGACGATGGATCAACTGGTATCATTAGCAAAGCGCCGCGGATTTATTTTCCCGGGCTCGGAGATTTACGGTGGGTTGGCGAACACGTGGGATTACGGGCCGCTTGGCGCGCAGATGAAGCAAAATGTCAAGCGCGCGTGGTGGAAGCAATTTATCGAGCAAAACCCGTACAACGTCGGACTTGATTCCGCCATTTTGATGAACCGCAGCGTCTGGGTGGCATCTGGCCACGTTGGCAATTTTAACGATCCAATGGTGGATTGCCGCCAGTGCAAGTCGCGCTTTCGCGCGGACAAGCTGATTGAGGATGCTGCTGCTGCAGCCGGCGAGGAGATCATCGTCGATGGCCTTCCGTTCGACCAGATGGACGAGTTGCTCGTCAAGTATCAGGTCGCTTGTCCCGATTGTGGCGCCAAGGATTTCACGGCTATCCGCCAGTTCAACATGATGTTCAAGACGCATCAGGGCGTCACCGAAGAGGCGACGAACGAGGTCTACCTTCGCCCGGAGACGGCACAAGGCATCTTCGTGAACTTCAAGAACGTTCAGCGCGCGATGCGCAAAAAACTGCCGTTTGGGATTGGCCAGATCGGCAAGAGTTTCCGCAATGAGATCACGCCTGGCAACTTTACGTTCCGCACGCGTGAGTTCGAACAGATGGAGCTTGAATTTTTCTGTGCACCAGGCGAGGACCTCGAATGGTTCCGGCACTGGCGCCAGTTTTGTTACGACTTTTTATTGTCGATCGGCATGAAAGAGGAGAATTTGCGCCTTCGCGATCACGAGAAGGAACAACTTTCACACTACAGTGCCGCGACGACGGATGTGGAGTACAAGTTCCCATTCGGTTGGGGCGAACTGCTCGGCGTGGCGGATCGGACGGATTACGATTTGAAGGCACACGCGTCGCACTCGGGTGAAAACATGACGGTACAGGAAGAGGGGAAAGAGCCGTTTATCCCGTACTGCATCGAGCCGTCCATCGGCGTGGACAGGCTGTTCCTCGCCTTGTTTGCGGATGCGTACGAGGAAGAAGAAGTCGGCGAAAACGACACGCGCGTCGTGCTTCGCCTGCACCCGTCCATCGCGCCGTTCCACGCGGCTGTCTTCCCGCTCTCGAAGAAGTTGGCGGAGCCCGCGACGGAATTGTTTGCGACGCTGTCGAAACAGTTCAGTGTGGACTATGACGAATCGGGATCGATCGGCAAGCGATATCGCCGACACGACGAAATCGGTACGCCGTACTGTATCACGTATGACTTCGAATCAGAGACGGATGGTGCCGTGACGATTCGCCACCGGGACAGCATGGAACAGGAACGCGTCGCCATCGCGGACGTCGCCGGCTGGCTCGCTGCTCGCGTCTGA
- the lexA gene encoding transcriptional repressor LexA gives MSQLTARQEAILAFIRKNVHEKGYPPSVREIGEAVGLASSSTVHGHLERLQQKGFIRRDPTKPRALELLAGAVVADDVKANTSTPSVLPKAFMAPIVGRVTAGLPISAFEDVQGYLPLPNEFTREDEVFVLTVTGDSMIEAGILDGDMVIVRRQSNAVNGDIVVAMTMDDEATVKRFFREGGRVRLQPENSQMAPLIYHDVSILGKVIGVFRSLR, from the coding sequence GTGAGCCAACTCACCGCCCGACAAGAAGCGATTCTCGCATTTATCCGAAAAAACGTACATGAAAAGGGATATCCCCCGTCGGTTCGGGAAATTGGCGAAGCGGTCGGATTGGCATCTAGTTCGACCGTCCACGGTCATTTGGAACGGCTGCAGCAAAAGGGGTTCATCCGCCGGGATCCGACAAAGCCGCGCGCGCTTGAACTGCTCGCTGGCGCCGTCGTAGCAGACGATGTAAAGGCCAATACCTCAACGCCGAGTGTTTTGCCGAAGGCGTTCATGGCGCCCATCGTCGGACGAGTCACCGCAGGGCTGCCCATCAGCGCGTTTGAAGATGTCCAGGGATACTTGCCGTTGCCAAACGAGTTCACGCGCGAGGACGAGGTGTTCGTGCTGACCGTAACAGGCGATAGCATGATTGAGGCAGGTATTTTAGACGGCGATATGGTCATTGTCCGCCGGCAGTCAAACGCCGTAAATGGCGATATAGTCGTCGCCATGACCATGGACGACGAAGCCACGGTGAAACGCTTTTTCCGGGAAGGCGGACGGGTTCGGTTACAGCCAGAAAACAGCCAGATGGCGCCACTGATTTATCACGACGTCAGCATCCTCGGCAAGGTCATCGGCGTGTTCCGCAGTCTGCGCTAG
- a CDS encoding methionine gamma-lyase family protein, producing the protein MNHKIIDYIRRCEEQIAPMARQIQDIALVNQERVLEAFWTHRVAQTDLLGSTGYGLSDVGREKLEAAFADVFGAEAALVRPQIVSGTHALTLGFFGVLRPGEEIMFATGSPYDTLHGVVGLRPEKGSLAEWGVTSNVVDLAPDGSIDVPAVLDAISERTKLVMFQRSRGYGTREALSVDALDRAFTIIKQRHPNVLIGVDNCYGEFVESREPSHVGADLVMGSLIKNPGAGIAPTGGYIVGTTDVIEQVAARLVAPGTGAEYGPTGPYLQLFYQALFLAPHVVSQAVRGSVLFAEALRGLGYAVSPLPTTPRTDLILAVELGTKDKLLAFCRAVQSAAPIDAHVRPEADDMAGYEDEVVMAAGTFIQGASLELSADAPMRPPYTAYIQGGLTYEHAVVALKRVLQQLAPAELCGVE; encoded by the coding sequence ATGAACCACAAAATCATTGACTATATCAGACGTTGTGAGGAACAAATTGCGCCGATGGCGCGCCAGATTCAGGATATTGCCCTCGTCAATCAGGAACGCGTGCTCGAAGCGTTTTGGACACATCGCGTGGCCCAGACGGACCTACTCGGGTCCACTGGCTACGGATTGTCCGATGTGGGACGCGAAAAATTGGAAGCCGCCTTCGCCGACGTGTTCGGTGCAGAGGCGGCTTTGGTGCGCCCGCAGATCGTCTCAGGTACGCACGCCTTGACACTCGGCTTTTTCGGCGTGTTGCGCCCCGGGGAAGAAATTATGTTCGCCACCGGTTCACCGTATGACACCTTGCACGGCGTCGTCGGTCTGCGTCCGGAAAAGGGCAGCCTCGCCGAGTGGGGCGTAACGTCCAACGTGGTGGACTTGGCGCCGGACGGATCGATCGATGTCCCTGCAGTGCTGGACGCGATTTCGGAGCGGACGAAGCTCGTGATGTTTCAGCGCTCCCGAGGTTACGGGACGCGGGAGGCCTTGTCCGTCGACGCATTGGACCGCGCGTTTACCATCATCAAACAACGTCATCCGAACGTCTTGATCGGCGTCGATAATTGCTACGGTGAATTCGTCGAGTCTAGAGAGCCGTCGCACGTCGGGGCCGACTTGGTGATGGGGTCGCTCATCAAGAACCCAGGGGCGGGCATCGCGCCGACTGGCGGTTATATCGTAGGTACGACGGACGTGATCGAGCAGGTAGCGGCGCGCCTTGTCGCGCCGGGGACCGGCGCCGAGTATGGGCCGACGGGCCCTTATCTGCAACTGTTTTATCAGGCCTTATTCCTTGCGCCGCACGTCGTATCGCAGGCCGTCCGCGGCTCCGTGCTGTTCGCAGAGGCTCTGCGAGGGCTTGGCTACGCGGTCTCACCGCTGCCGACGACGCCGCGAACGGATCTGATCTTGGCGGTGGAACTAGGCACGAAGGACAAGTTGTTGGCCTTTTGTCGGGCCGTTCAAAGCGCCGCTCCCATTGACGCCCACGTGCGCCCGGAAGCGGACGACATGGCAGGATATGAGGATGAAGTCGTCATGGCGGCGGGCACATTTATTCAGGGGGCATCCTTGGAGTTGTCCGCTGACGCCCCGATGCGCCCACCCTACACGGCGTACATCCAGGGCGGACTGACCTACGAACACGCTGTCGTCGCACTCAAGCGCGTATTGCAGCAACTGGCACCCGCAGAATTGTGCGGTGTGGAGTAA
- a CDS encoding MFS transporter gives MKQRSWLLTLMFASVVAMMPNAVLFPAEADLAGRLHQSLGFVGWMVTAYAIAYVCATPVLGMLSDFFGRKVVLVAGLCLFAIGGLVPVFVDNSVLILAGRAVMGVGSAGIQPMVDSLIGDVYEPGPKRRRAFAFFAGAIAIAEAMMPFLGGLVAVLWWKAVFVLYSSALLAALLCSRLDVPRRGQHADVEILTFASYARSLKVAARMPVLGATVLGAMLFGVVYFGVSAMLPMAFGGAHNSFFNGVLFLPLGFFWVLGAFAFARVPHVKNLHVLISVALFVLAIATLWLGYAGSFTTIVSISALWGVGSAICTTLFTWVIGDESPDVVRGAMNGIYNAAYVLGFAVGAPLFIELAHRFGLLRTAEIGAILMALLVIPLYLTYRQAVKVHASDPTGAQRA, from the coding sequence ATGAAACAGCGGTCGTGGTTACTGACATTGATGTTTGCGTCAGTGGTGGCGATGATGCCAAACGCAGTGCTCTTCCCAGCAGAGGCAGACCTAGCGGGACGATTGCACCAGTCGCTCGGGTTCGTCGGCTGGATGGTGACCGCGTATGCTATCGCGTACGTGTGTGCGACGCCGGTGCTCGGTATGCTATCGGATTTCTTCGGGCGCAAGGTGGTGCTGGTCGCAGGGCTTTGTCTCTTCGCGATTGGAGGCCTCGTACCCGTGTTTGTCGACAATTCGGTCTTGATCTTGGCTGGCCGGGCTGTGATGGGCGTAGGCTCCGCAGGGATTCAACCGATGGTCGACAGTCTCATCGGCGACGTTTACGAGCCTGGCCCGAAGCGCAGGCGCGCCTTCGCGTTTTTTGCCGGCGCTATTGCCATCGCCGAGGCGATGATGCCGTTTCTTGGCGGCCTGGTCGCCGTGTTGTGGTGGAAGGCGGTCTTCGTGCTCTACAGCAGTGCGCTGTTGGCGGCACTCTTGTGCAGTCGTCTGGATGTGCCTCGGCGGGGCCAGCATGCGGATGTCGAGATTCTGACGTTTGCGTCGTACGCAAGGTCCTTGAAGGTGGCGGCACGGATGCCTGTGCTTGGCGCGACGGTACTGGGTGCCATGCTCTTTGGAGTGGTCTACTTTGGCGTGTCAGCCATGCTGCCGATGGCGTTCGGCGGTGCGCACAACAGCTTCTTCAACGGCGTGTTGTTTTTGCCTTTAGGCTTCTTTTGGGTGCTCGGGGCGTTCGCCTTCGCGCGCGTGCCACACGTGAAAAACCTGCACGTCCTGATCAGCGTCGCACTTTTCGTTCTCGCCATCGCGACGTTGTGGCTCGGCTATGCAGGCTCGTTTACCACGATTGTGTCGATCAGCGCCTTGTGGGGCGTCGGCTCAGCTATCTGCACGACCTTGTTCACATGGGTCATCGGCGACGAGTCGCCAGATGTCGTGCGCGGTGCCATGAATGGGATTTACAACGCAGCGTACGTCTTGGGATTCGCCGTGGGGGCGCCCCTGTTTATCGAGCTCGCGCATCGGTTCGGCCTGCTGCGGACAGCCGAAATTGGTGCCATCCTCATGGCGCTGTTGGTGATTCCGCTCTACCTGACTTACCGTCAAGCGGTGAAGGTACATGCCAGCGACCCGACAGGCGCTCAGCGCGCTTAG
- the metH gene encoding methionine synthase produces the protein MTQDIENLIKERILILDGAMGTMIQQSELTAQDFGGPALEGCNEYLNVTRPDLIRHIHEAYLDAGADIVETNSFGSTPLVLAEYDLAERAFEISRLSAVIAREAADKFTTADRPRFVAGSMGPTTKSLSVTGGATFDELAESYAVQAEGLMVGGADFLMVETSQDLLNVKACGIAIQRVAEKLCRNIPVMVSGTIEAMGTTLAGQSIDAFYLSVEHLRPFAVGMNCATGPELMRDHVRALSSLAECAVSCHPNAGLPDEEGCYLETPYAFAKKMSDFAREGWLNIAGGCCGTTPEHIRELARQIAGMPPRKYAAVHPHAVSGMEAMLLTDDIRPVLVGERTNVIGSRKFRRLIASGDFDAAAEVARTQVRAGAQVVDVCLADPDRDELSDMGQLLPLAVRKVKVPIMIDSTDPAVVEASLKQIQGKSIINSTNLEDGEPRLATYAKLARTYGAALVVGTIDESGMAVSRDRKVEIAVRIVNLLTEKYGLRKSDILIDPLTFPVGTGDEKYIGSAMETVEAIRMLRERLPECPTILGISNVSFGLPPAGREVLNAVFLYHCTKAGLSYAIVNSERLERYASIPEEERALCDRLLFATTDQLVAEFTAHYRERRVTSTVAVSDLPLEARLARYVVEGTKDGLIADLDEALTTAKPLDIINGPLMDGMSEVGRLFNNNELIVAEVLQSAEVMKAAVAYLEPHMERTDSHAKGRLILATVKGDVHDIGKNLVEIILSNNGFDVVNLGIKVAPEQLIQAVREYQPDMIGLSGLLVKSAQQMVTTAEDFRHAGIELPLLVGGAALTKKFTLTKIADKYDGPVIYAKDAMEGLDFANQLMGAKSRGELLARNQADREGFVAQSKANAAAPVLTSVRSRSEISREAPVFLPPDLERHVLRDYPIKMIRPYLNLQMLLGKHLGLAGNVEKRLAEGDKQAVELLDMVELLVEEAIEKRWLLANAVYQFFPTAADGDDLIIYQADGSTQRARIPFPRQAKAPYLCVADFVRPVASDKRDYMAMFALTTGSQVREEAERLKAAGEYLRAHALQAIALEMAEAFAERVHQMLRDMWGFPDPLSMTMRERFIARYQGIRVSFGYPACPDLDQQATLFSLLRPEDIGLSLTDGFMMDPEASVSALAFSHPEAKYFNVEAI, from the coding sequence GTGACACAAGACATAGAGAATCTGATCAAAGAACGCATTCTCATTCTCGATGGCGCAATGGGCACCATGATCCAGCAGAGTGAGCTGACGGCTCAAGACTTTGGCGGCCCTGCCCTCGAAGGGTGCAACGAATATTTAAATGTGACTCGCCCGGATCTCATTCGGCACATTCACGAAGCCTATCTCGACGCGGGCGCCGACATCGTGGAAACCAACTCGTTTGGGAGTACGCCGCTCGTGCTGGCGGAATATGACCTCGCCGAGCGCGCGTTCGAAATCAGTCGCCTTTCCGCCGTGATCGCCCGCGAGGCGGCCGATAAGTTTACCACGGCAGACAGGCCTCGGTTTGTGGCGGGATCGATGGGGCCGACGACCAAGAGCCTGTCGGTGACAGGTGGGGCGACGTTCGACGAGCTCGCCGAGAGCTATGCTGTGCAAGCCGAAGGGCTGATGGTTGGCGGGGCCGATTTTTTAATGGTCGAGACGTCGCAGGACCTGCTCAACGTCAAGGCTTGTGGCATCGCCATCCAGCGCGTGGCGGAGAAGCTTTGCCGCAACATCCCGGTCATGGTCAGCGGCACCATCGAAGCGATGGGCACGACGCTGGCTGGGCAGAGCATCGACGCGTTTTACCTCTCCGTCGAGCACCTTCGCCCGTTTGCCGTCGGGATGAACTGTGCGACGGGACCAGAACTGATGCGCGATCACGTTCGCGCGCTCTCGTCTCTAGCAGAATGTGCAGTCAGTTGTCACCCGAATGCGGGCCTTCCCGACGAAGAGGGATGTTACCTCGAAACGCCCTACGCGTTCGCCAAGAAGATGTCCGACTTCGCGCGCGAAGGATGGTTGAACATCGCTGGCGGCTGTTGCGGGACGACACCCGAACACATCCGTGAACTCGCCAGGCAGATCGCGGGAATGCCACCGCGGAAGTACGCCGCTGTGCACCCGCACGCCGTCTCTGGCATGGAAGCGATGCTGCTCACGGACGACATCCGCCCGGTTCTCGTCGGCGAGCGGACGAACGTGATTGGCTCGCGCAAGTTCCGCCGCCTCATCGCGAGCGGCGACTTTGACGCGGCGGCGGAGGTGGCGCGCACGCAGGTGCGGGCCGGCGCGCAAGTCGTCGACGTGTGCCTCGCCGACCCGGACCGCGACGAGCTGTCCGATATGGGGCAATTGCTGCCGTTGGCGGTTCGGAAGGTGAAGGTCCCGATCATGATCGACTCGACCGATCCAGCGGTCGTGGAGGCCTCGCTGAAGCAGATTCAAGGGAAGTCCATCATCAATTCGACCAACCTCGAGGACGGCGAACCCCGGCTCGCGACCTACGCCAAATTGGCGCGCACGTACGGCGCGGCGCTTGTGGTGGGGACGATCGACGAGTCTGGCATGGCGGTCAGCCGCGATCGAAAAGTCGAGATCGCCGTGCGCATCGTGAACCTGCTGACAGAGAAATACGGCCTGCGAAAATCGGACATCTTGATCGATCCGCTGACGTTCCCTGTCGGCACCGGCGACGAGAAGTACATCGGATCAGCCATGGAGACGGTGGAGGCCATTCGCATGTTGCGCGAGCGCCTGCCGGAGTGCCCGACGATACTCGGCATTAGCAACGTCTCGTTCGGTCTGCCCCCAGCTGGGCGCGAGGTGTTGAATGCCGTCTTTCTCTACCACTGTACGAAGGCGGGATTGTCCTACGCCATCGTCAACAGCGAGCGCCTGGAACGGTACGCGTCGATTCCCGAGGAGGAGCGCGCGCTGTGCGACCGTCTGCTGTTTGCGACCACGGATCAACTGGTGGCCGAATTTACAGCGCACTATCGGGAACGGCGCGTCACGTCGACGGTCGCGGTCTCGGACTTGCCGCTCGAAGCGCGGCTGGCGAGATACGTCGTCGAAGGGACAAAGGACGGACTTATCGCCGATCTCGACGAGGCGCTCACCACCGCTAAACCGCTCGATATCATCAATGGGCCGCTCATGGACGGAATGTCGGAAGTGGGGCGACTGTTCAACAACAACGAGCTGATTGTCGCCGAGGTGTTGCAGTCGGCCGAGGTGATGAAGGCCGCGGTGGCCTATTTGGAACCGCATATGGAGCGCACCGATTCACACGCGAAGGGCCGATTGATCCTCGCCACCGTCAAGGGGGACGTCCACGACATCGGGAAGAACCTCGTGGAAATCATCCTGTCGAACAACGGTTTTGACGTGGTGAATCTCGGCATCAAGGTGGCACCAGAACAACTCATTCAGGCGGTCAGGGAGTATCAGCCGGATATGATCGGCCTCTCCGGCCTCCTCGTCAAGTCGGCGCAACAGATGGTGACGACGGCGGAGGATTTTCGCCACGCCGGCATCGAACTCCCGCTGTTGGTGGGTGGCGCCGCGCTGACGAAGAAGTTCACGCTGACGAAGATCGCCGACAAGTACGACGGGCCTGTGATCTACGCTAAGGACGCCATGGAAGGGCTCGATTTCGCCAACCAGTTGATGGGGGCAAAGAGCCGCGGCGAACTGCTGGCGCGAAACCAAGCTGACCGCGAAGGATTTGTGGCACAGAGTAAAGCGAACGCGGCCGCACCTGTGCTGACCAGTGTGCGATCGCGCTCCGAGATCAGTCGCGAGGCACCGGTGTTTTTGCCGCCGGACCTGGAACGTCACGTCTTGCGCGATTATCCCATCAAGATGATCCGGCCGTATCTGAATCTGCAGATGCTCCTCGGAAAACACCTTGGCCTTGCAGGCAACGTCGAGAAGCGCCTGGCCGAGGGGGACAAGCAAGCAGTCGAGCTCTTGGACATGGTGGAATTGCTCGTCGAAGAAGCGATTGAAAAACGTTGGCTTTTAGCGAACGCAGTCTATCAGTTCTTTCCGACTGCGGCCGATGGCGACGACCTGATCATCTATCAGGCCGACGGCTCGACCCAGCGCGCTCGCATTCCATTTCCGCGGCAGGCCAAAGCGCCTTATCTGTGCGTCGCTGATTTCGTGCGCCCGGTGGCCAGTGATAAGCGCGATTACATGGCGATGTTTGCCCTGACGACGGGCAGCCAAGTGCGCGAGGAGGCCGAGCGGCTGAAGGCGGCTGGGGAGTATCTCCGAGCGCACGCGCTGCAGGCCATCGCACTCGAGATGGCGGAGGCGTTCGCCGAACGCGTGCACCAGATGCTGCGCGACATGTGGGGGTTCCCGGACCCCTTGTCGATGACGATGCGCGAACGATTTATTGCGCGCTATCAGGGGATTCGCGTATCGTTTGGCTACCCGGCTTGCCCCGATTTAGATCAGCAAGCGACACTATTTTCTCTACTGCGCCCGGAGGATATAGGCTTGAGCCTCACCGACGGATTCATGATGGATCCAGAAGCGTCGGTCTCGGCATTGGCCTTTAGTCATCCAGAGGCAAAGTATTTTAACGTCGAGGCGATTTAA
- a CDS encoding Cof-type HAD-IIB family hydrolase — protein sequence MTETSIDIVFLDIDGTLYADGGLVRSGVLAVEQLLKRDIPVALCTGRSVLHAQHVQDELNVPYGIYFNGGLVKSRSTVLYKAPFPVDDVLGIMHYAAQFDIPTVVHTHEKAVAFESIPERYEPVLRSFDFPQIEIVENGLDVLRTLPVYQINAFMTPEWDADFERRFPGCYIYRWNPTAVDFQRRKSDKSIGAMHLLTHLGISPENAVHIGDGGNDIGMFRTLGHSYAMGNAEQDVKREAKRVTADALDDGVAKALYDLGLIDAVAG from the coding sequence ATGACAGAGACAAGCATAGACATCGTATTTCTCGACATCGATGGCACCCTGTACGCCGATGGTGGCCTGGTGCGAAGCGGCGTTTTGGCCGTCGAGCAGTTACTCAAACGCGACATCCCTGTCGCACTGTGCACCGGACGCTCTGTCCTCCACGCACAGCACGTGCAAGACGAATTGAACGTACCCTACGGCATTTACTTCAACGGCGGCCTGGTCAAGTCGAGATCGACCGTGCTCTACAAAGCTCCGTTCCCCGTCGACGACGTGCTGGGGATTATGCACTACGCGGCCCAATTCGACATCCCGACCGTCGTCCACACCCACGAGAAGGCGGTCGCATTTGAGTCCATCCCGGAACGATACGAGCCGGTCTTGCGCTCGTTCGATTTCCCGCAGATCGAAATCGTAGAGAACGGCCTCGATGTGCTTCGCACCCTACCGGTCTACCAGATCAACGCCTTCATGACGCCCGAGTGGGATGCGGATTTTGAGCGACGTTTTCCGGGTTGCTACATTTATCGTTGGAATCCTACCGCGGTCGATTTCCAACGCCGCAAGTCGGACAAATCGATCGGCGCCATGCACCTGCTGACGCACCTCGGCATCTCACCTGAAAATGCGGTTCACATCGGCGATGGCGGCAACGACATCGGCATGTTTCGCACGCTCGGCCACTCGTACGCGATGGGCAACGCCGAACAGGACGTCAAGCGGGAAGCCAAGCGCGTGACGGCAGATGCGCTCGACGACGGCGTCGCCAAAGCCCTCTACGATCTCGGCCTGATCGACGCGGTAGCGGGCTAA